The Scophthalmus maximus strain ysfricsl-2021 chromosome 7, ASM2237912v1, whole genome shotgun sequence genome includes a window with the following:
- the LOC118315143 gene encoding troponin I, fast skeletal muscle isoform X1: MATEKRLSARRKHTLKSCMLVVANNLLDAEATVKADEREKFLAEKCPSVELPYSKDELMELCKQLHEQIDISEEERYCIEFKLNMVLNEVRDLNIKIVDLRGKFKRPRLKKVRMSADAMLKALLGSKHTVNMDLRANLKQVKKEVKEEDKQLRDVGDWRKNIEDKSDRKKMFDS; encoded by the exons ATGGCTACTGA GAAAAGACTGTCTGCGAGGCGTAAGCATACTCTGAAG AGCTGTATGCTGGTGGTAGCCAATAATTTGTTGGATGCTGAAGCAACAGTGAAggctgatgagagagagaagttcCTGGCAGAGAAATGTCCTTCTGTGGAGCTGCCATACTCCAAGGATGAACTTATG gaacTTTGCAAGCAACTTCATGAGCAGATTGACATCAGTGAAGAGGAGAGATACTGCATAGAGTTCAAGCTGAACATGGTTCTCAATGAG GTGAGAGATCTCAACATTAAGATTGTGGATCTGAGGGGAAAGTTCAAGAGACCTCGGCTGAAGAAAGTGCGCATGTCAGCTGACGCCATGCTGAAAGCTCTGCTGGGCTCCAAGCATACAGTTAACATGGACCTTAGAGCCAACCTGAAGCAGGTCAAGAAGGaagtgaaagaggag GACAAGCAGCTGCGTGATGTTGGAGACTGGCGTAAGAACATTGAAGACAAGTCTGATAGGAAGAAGATGTTTGATAGTTAA